From one Bos indicus isolate NIAB-ARS_2022 breed Sahiwal x Tharparkar chromosome 16, NIAB-ARS_B.indTharparkar_mat_pri_1.0, whole genome shotgun sequence genomic stretch:
- the LOC109570227 gene encoding lymphotactin-like yields MKLLILTCLVICSLAAYTVEGVGSEVLEKSICVSLTTQRLPIKNIKTYTIKEGSMKAVIFITRRGLKVCADPHVDWVKKAVRTIDRSTRRNVSQSKPTQAQQSPNTAVTLTG; encoded by the exons ATGAAACTTCTCATCCTGACCTGCCTGGTGATCTGCAGTCTCGCTGCATACACTGTGGAAG GTGTGGGGAGTGAAGTTCTAGAAAAGAGCATCTGTGTGAGTCTGACTACACAGCGACTGCCAATTAAAAACATCAAGACCTACACCATCAAGGAGGGCTCCATGAAAGCAGTGAT ATTCATTACCAGACGTGGCCTTAAAGTCTGTGCTGATCCCCACGTTGACTGGGTGAAAAAAGCCGTCCGAACAATAGACAGGTCCACCAGGAGAAATGTGAGCCAGAGCAAGCCTACACAAGCCCAGCAATCCCCCAATACAGCTGTGACCCTGACTGGGTAG
- the LOC109570251 gene encoding lymphotactin-like: MKLLILTCLVICSLAAYTVEGVGSEVLEKSICVSLTTQRLPIKNIKTYTIKEGSVKAVIFITRRGFKICADPQAAWVKKAVQKIDRKNISQAKPTGA, from the exons ATGAAACTTCTCATCCTGACCTGCCTGGTGATCTGCAGTCTCGCTGCATATACTGTGGAAG GTGTGGGGAGTGAAGTTCTAGAAAAGAGCATCTGTGTGAGTCTGACTACACAACGACTGCCAATTAAAAACATCAAGACCTACACCATCAAGGAGGGCTCTGTGAAAGCAGTGAT ATTCATTACCAGAAGAGGATTTAAAATCTGTGCTGATCCTCAAGCTGCCTGGGTGAAAAAAGCCGTTCAAAAGATAGACAGGAAAAATATAAGCCAGGCCAAGCCTACAGGAGCCTAG